One segment of Candidatus Cloacimonadota bacterium DNA contains the following:
- a CDS encoding DUF3800 domain-containing protein translates to MRYSIFCDESGHLLDLQQKVMVLGALQAPKERVASISAKLKQIKRDHGLNEHWELKWTKISNSKIDYYKSIIDYFMDEKDLHFRCVVVPDKNILDHERFDRSHDDFYYVMFYYALREMIYNRNSYDVFFDYKDAFQSEKLYVLKKYLQDQCVINVDSLRLHTIQSYESQLIQLTDLLIGVIGYANKEIKSSAAKTELVDYTQSQVKVSLVRSSALFNKKFNVFVWSPR, encoded by the coding sequence ATGAGATACAGTATTTTCTGTGATGAGTCTGGCCATTTACTTGATTTGCAGCAAAAGGTGATGGTATTGGGTGCTTTGCAAGCACCCAAAGAGCGCGTTGCCAGTATTTCAGCCAAACTAAAGCAGATCAAAAGAGATCATGGATTAAATGAACATTGGGAACTGAAATGGACCAAGATATCAAATTCGAAAATTGATTATTACAAAAGCATAATAGACTACTTCATGGATGAGAAAGACCTACACTTTAGATGTGTAGTTGTTCCCGACAAAAATATCCTGGATCATGAGAGATTCGACCGCAGCCACGACGATTTTTATTATGTGATGTTTTACTACGCTTTGCGGGAGATGATCTATAATCGTAATAGCTATGATGTGTTCTTTGATTACAAAGATGCCTTTCAGAGTGAGAAACTCTATGTTCTCAAGAAGTATTTGCAAGATCAATGTGTGATCAATGTTGATAGCCTGCGGCTTCACACGATACAATCTTATGAATCTCAGCTAATACAACTAACAGATTTACTCATCGGAGTAATCGGTTACGCAAATAAAGAGATTAAATCCAGTGCTGCAAAAACTGAATTAGTGGATTATACTCAAAGCCAGGTGAAAGTGTCTTTGGTAAGATCATCGGCTTTATTCAATAAAAAGTTCAATGTGTTTGTGTGGTCTCCAAGATAG